Part of the bacterium HR11 genome is shown below.
GTAGGACCGCTCCGGCGTCGTGATGTGGACGAGCTCGACCTTATCGAACTGATGCTGACGGATGAGGCCCTTGCTTTCCTGGCCGTACGTACCGGCCTCCCGTCGGAAGCAGGGGCTCCAGCAGACGAGCCGGATCGGTAGGTCCTTCTCCGACAGCGTCTCCTCCCGGAAGAGGTTCGTCACGGGGACCTCGGCCGTCGGGATCAAAAACAGGTCGTCAGACGGGACGGCGTAGAGGTCCGCCTCGAACTTCGGGAGCTGGCCCGTGCCGGTCATCGTCGCCCGGTTGACGAGATAGGGGACCCAGACTTCGTGGTAGCCGTGTTCCCGGATGTGGAGGTCCAGCATGAACTGGGCGAGGGCCCGGACGAGTCGGGCGCCCCAGCCCTTGAACAGGGGGAAACGGGCGGCGGCGACCTTGGCCGCCCGCTCCAGGTCTAAGATCCCTAAGAAGCGGCCGAGGTCCACGTGGTCCCGGACGGGAAACGAAAAGGACGGGATCTCCCCCCAGCGGCGGACCTCGACGTTATGCGAGGCGTCCGGTCCGACGGGGACGGACTCATGGGGGACGTTGGGGACCCGCAGGAGCCAGGCCTCGACCCAGGCGTCCAGCTCGGCGACGCGGGCGTCCAGCTCCTCGATGCGGGCGCTGATGCGCTGATTCTCCTCCAGGAGGTCCGTCGGGTCCTGGCCGGCCTGCTTGAGGCGACCAATCTGACGGGTCAGTTCGTTTCGACGGTGCTTGAGGGCCTCGACCTCTTGAAGGAGCGACCGGCGACGGGCGTCCTTCTCGAGGAATTCGTCGAGGCCGACGTCCACGCCCCGTTCGGCCATCTTGCGGCGGACGTATTCGACGTTTTCCCGGACCCACCGGAGGTCTAACATCGTCCACCACCCAGGCAGGCGATAGGGAAGAGGATGCAGGATGCAAGATACAAGATGCAAGATACGGGATGCAAGATGAGACCATGGACCATAGACCATGGACCATGGACTCTGGGATAGCCTCGGAAGATTCTCTTTGCCTCACCCCGAGGGGAGGAAATCCAGCGGGCCTGGATGCCCTCGGAGCTCCAGCCCGGTCTATCGTCCGTGGTCCGTGGTCCATGGTCTACTTATCCATGAGGCCACGCGATGTGGGGGTTTCTCAAGCGGCGGTGGTGGGAGCTTCGGTCCCTCGTCGTGTACCTGTACGTCGCCTTGGCGCTCCTCCTGGTCGGTCCGCCGATGATCGTCTACCTGCTCCTCACGCGGGACTTCCCGCGCGCCTACCGCTGGGGGCGCCGACTCCTTCGATGGGGCCTTCGACTGGCCGGGATTCGGGTCGAGGTCACCTTTCGGGCCGAGCCGCCCGACCCGCCGGTATTGTTCGTGGCGAATCATCAGAGTCTTCTGGACCCGCCCATCCTGCTGGCGTACCTTCCCCACGACGTGCGGGTCTTCCCGAAGGTCCAGCTGTTCCGGGTGCCCATCATGGGGACGCTGATGCGCATCGCCGGTTTCGTGCCCGTCGACCGGGAGCGGCCGGAGGTCGCCCGGCGGGAACTCCGGAAGGCATTGGACCGTTTGCGTCAGCAGGTCAGCTTCCTTATATTCCCCGAGGGCACCCGGAGCCCGACGGGGCGTCTGCAGGCGTTCCGGCGGGGCGGTTTTGTACTGGCCATCGAGGCCGGCGTGCCCATCGTGCCGGTCAGCCTCTGGGGGACTTACGGGGCGCTTCCGAAGGGCGCATGGCGGATTCGGCCGGGGCTTGTGCGGGTCGTCGTCCATCCGGCGGTTTCGACCCAGGGCCTCACGTGGGACGACCGACATACCCTGAGTGCCCGGGTGTGGGCGCAGATCCGGGAGGCCCTGCCGGAGTAGGGGCAGGCCTTGGGCTCTCTCCAAGCCTCGGGCCTGTGCCTTTACGGTGAGGTTATCGGATGGAACGTCGAGGCACGTGGTCCGCCGTCGGCTTGTTGTTACTCACGACGACGGTGTGGGCCGGCACATTTCCGGTCTACAAAATCCTCCTGACCGTCTGGACGCCCGTCCAGGTGCAGTTCTGGCGCTACACCCTGGGGACGGTCTGGATGCTCCTGCTGGGCCGCCTCCGGTTCGGCTCGCGGGACCTCCGGGACGTGGGCCGGGGCATCGGCATCGGCGCCGTCCTCTGGGGGGGCTTCACGGCCCAGGTTTACGGGATTCGCCACACGACGGCCTCCAAGGCGGCCTTCCTGATCGCCCTGCTGGTCCTCTTTGGTCCCCTGCTTTACTTCGGGATGGCCCGGCTGGACCCCCGGCGGCCGGTCCGGCAGGTGCCCCGCGGGTACGGCCTCTACTGGGCCCTGGCCCTGGTCGGGGTCAGCCTCCTGACCCTGCGGGACTGGACGTGGGATTGGAATCGGGGCGATACCTTCTCCGTGATGGCCGCCCTGGCCTTCGCCGTCCAGATGGTTTTGGTCGACCGATGGGTCGACCCGACGGACGGCCGTTGGTACGCCTTCCTGCAGGTCGCCGCCGTGGCCGCGGGGACGGCCCTGTGGGCCCTGGTCCTCGGGGAGCCCCTGGTCGCTAACTCGAACCCCCCGTGGGCCTGGGTGACGGCGGGGGCCCTCGGGCTCCTCCCCTCGTGGCTGGCCTTCGAGTGGCAGATGCGGGCCCAGCCCCGGCTTCAGACGCCGATCGCCAGCTTCATCTATGCGATGGAGCCCCTCGAGGCGGCCTTCCTGTCGTGGGTCCTCCTGGGGGAGCGTCTGACGGCCAGCCAGTGGCTGGGCGGGTGTCTCATCGTCGGCGCCCTGCTGGGGACGTCCCTCTGGGCGACCGAGCCGATGGGACAAGGGATAGAAGGGGGTCGCGGGCGTCGGCGGCCCGTCGAGGCCCCGGTCCCGCGACCCCGCGTCGAGTAGTATAAAGGGCTCTCCCCTGACCCTTCTTGCCCGGGGAAGGGAGAGACGTGTTTCCGTCTCAGAAGCCCGCGCCTACTCTACTCCATCAAGGTACTTGGAAAGCCAGGTCATCCCGGTCGTTGTAGGAGCCGGAGGTGCAGGCGGAGGCGGAGCCGCCGTAACGTTCCTGGACGCGGACGGCGTGGAGGCCCGAGACGTTCGCCAGGGTCATCGTCACCGAGAAGGTCTTGGCCTGACCGCTGACGTTGCACTGGAGGCCCGTCGCCACGGCCGTCCAGGTCGGGCTGTTAGCGTTGGACGTGTAGTAGATGTCGACGTAGTCGCTGGTCCCCCAGCACCAGACGGTGGCGTCGATGCGGACCTGCTTGCCGGGGCCCAGGGCCGTCCCGTCGGTCGTCTGGACGACGATGCGGTCGACGCTCTCGTCGTTGTGGTAAGTGCCGCTGGTGCCGTCGGCGCAGGAGTTGTTGATCGTGTTGGGCTGATTCAGCTCGGCCTTGCCGGCGATGTTGTCCCGGCTGTCGATGAGGCTTCCCGTGTCACACCCGCAGATGTTGGACGCCCCGCACTTGGGAGCCTTCAGGGTCGCATCATAGGTCGCCCCCGTCGGCGTACAGGCGGCAGTGGTACCGACCTGGAAGATCAGGTCATCCCGGTCGTTGTAGGAGCCGGAGGTGCAGGCGGAGGCGGAGCCGCCGTAACGTTCCTGGACGCGGACGGCGTGGAGGCCCGAGACGTTCGCCAGGGTCATCGTCACCGAGAAGGTCTTGGCCTGACCGCTGACGTTGCACTGGAGGCCCGTCGCCACGGCCGTCCAGGTCGGGCTGTTAGCGTTGGACGTGTAGTAGATGTCGACGTAGTCGCTGGTCCCCCAGCACCAGACGGTGGCGTCGATGCGGACCTGCTTGCCGGGGCCCAGGGCCGTCCCGTCGGTCGTCTGGACGACGATGCGGTCGACGCTCTCGTCGTTGTGGTAAGTGCCGCTGGTGCCGTCGGCGCAGGAGTTGTTGATCGTGTTGGGCTGATTCAGCTCGGCCTTGCCGGCGATGTTGTCCCGGCTGTCGATGAGGCTCCCCGTGTCACACCCGCAGATGTTGGACGCCCCGCACTTGGGAGCCTTCAGGGTCGCATCGTAGGTCGCCCCCGTCGGCGTACAGGCGCCGCCGCTGGCCGTCGTGAAGCTCCACGTCGCCGACCACGCGCTGGCGCCGCAGGAATTGACGGCCCGGGCTCGCCAGTAGTAGGTCGTGGCACTATTCAGGGCCGGCGAGACCGTCCATTGGCTGGCCGTCAGGCCCGTCTGGGACCGGACGACGGTCGCGCAGGCGCTGTCGGAACAGACCTGGACGTCGTAGGACGTGGCGCCCGTCACGTCGCTCCAGTCCAGCGTCGGGGTCGTGGACACGCCCGTCGCCCCGTTGGCCGGGCTGACCAGGGTCGGGGCCGACGGTGCCGTGCAACTCCCGGGGCTCGGCGTCACGCACGTGCACGTGCTGGCCGGGCCGAAACAGGCGTTGGAAGACCCGACGGCCATGACGACGTAGCAGTACGGACGACCGTTGGCGACCTCCGTGTCGGTGAAGCTCGTCGACGTAACCGTCCCGATGAGGGTCTTCCCGAAATTACAGCCGGCGTGGCCCTCGGTCCGAAAGACCCAGTACTTGGCGGCGTTCGCGACAGAAGTCCACGAGAGGCCGACCTGATTGTCGCCCGGCGTGGCCGTCAGGGACGGGGCGCCCGTGG
Proteins encoded:
- the serS gene encoding Serine--tRNA ligase, whose amino-acid sequence is MLDLRWVRENVEYVRRKMAERGVDVGLDEFLEKDARRRSLLQEVEALKHRRNELTRQIGRLKQAGQDPTDLLEENQRISARIEELDARVAELDAWVEAWLLRVPNVPHESVPVGPDASHNVEVRRWGEIPSFSFPVRDHVDLGRFLGILDLERAAKVAAARFPLFKGWGARLVRALAQFMLDLHIREHGYHEVWVPYLVNRATMTGTGQLPKFEADLYAVPSDDLFLIPTAEVPVTNLFREETLSEKDLPIRLVCWSPCFRREAGTYGQESKGLIRQHQFDKVELVHITTPERSYDDLETLTRHAETVLQRLGIPYRVMLLCTGDMGFAAAKTYDIEAWLPSQQRWLEVSSCSNCGDFQARRMGLRYRPAGGGKARYVHTLNGSGLAVGRTIVVLLENYQQADGSVLIPPALRPYLDGLERLTPGVQAPLPTTETGR
- the plsC_1 gene encoding 1-acyl-sn-glycerol-3-phosphate acyltransferase gives rise to the protein MWGFLKRRWWELRSLVVYLYVALALLLVGPPMIVYLLLTRDFPRAYRWGRRLLRWGLRLAGIRVEVTFRAEPPDPPVLFVANHQSLLDPPILLAYLPHDVRVFPKVQLFRVPIMGTLMRIAGFVPVDRERPEVARRELRKALDRLRQQVSFLIFPEGTRSPTGRLQAFRRGGFVLAIEAGVPIVPVSLWGTYGALPKGAWRIRPGLVRVVVHPAVSTQGLTWDDRHTLSARVWAQIREALPE